A window of the Barnesiella propionica genome harbors these coding sequences:
- a CDS encoding TonB-dependent receptor domain-containing protein: MKKLSHLLHVNSKIIALLVCVLFIQLPGGSCFAQSSTTKIKISGSVVDSDGPMIGVTVRVQNTGIGTATDNFGKFTLNNVASDANIEFSYLGYEAQVLPAKDVNGKEIVMQLEVNKLKDVVVTAQAIGQKNAIFKQINSNTIKNVISAEKLQQNPDVNTIEAIGRLPGISVTRVGGEGAGFLLRGLDEAYSKVLINGEPLPVSLGTISTYSLQGVEVFKSLTANQEGNAVAGSVDLTLRETPKGLHYSIIAQTGYNRQNNDFGNYNFVGQVSNRFFDDKLGFFLSLNADRVNRSTSLMNAGYNTNYTTNLNDPFYINAINLSLNKRINYKQSAVLTLDYIASPSTLLNFQTFASTSNSNVSTQSKSFNPEGGAATVPIYVNMNETPVSRNFGITNNLNGKTKFGFLNSILQYGVSYSYNRSKNPGTRSWAYSSSTRADGLKRDDLKVFSPAEVANSFESILNNLSGTKLESMNEDRTETSNWSITPRIDYEVPFETDNGWLKGNIKIGAKYRYSRNKVDRTYSHAYAGSNALFSDFVKDKYGYSSGYVELQTDGQEKNFLGGDYIFGDKYSFDRSNQVFDDWKQNGKDKFLSGATGGLSDDPRYSGFVYDLEGSAMGDRNDKNHYAAVYIMPEINLGKWLMVIPGLRFEYTRSDMKAYKGNEVTRFYSVYEDMKSAFGLRDTTHTRTDRFLLPMIHVRVKPTNWFYIHYSYTHTVRRPSDGVAPFEFYSTQDPSNYRYSAGNSDLKTELWRSHDLQFTFHGGKLGLFSVTGFLKSVDNKLWSRAYTRIKGDPIPDPIFKDNDLVKMTVYENHPYNITLKGFEVEWQSSFGYLPKPLSYLTLSANYTYTFGKSPNPYTRLYKYKPEGSRYEVTGRQDSVVIEPMTGMPKHMVNVTLGVEVKAFKCYLSYQFTSDKIQTTHPNDLRLYIMNEPYSRLDFNASYGFDLKSKGLIEILLKVGNLTNSEDRIRYRGESRPITVEQYGVTADLGIKYRF, translated from the coding sequence ATGAAAAAACTATCACACCTGCTACATGTAAACAGTAAAATAATAGCTCTGTTGGTATGTGTGCTGTTTATCCAGTTACCCGGAGGTTCATGTTTTGCGCAATCATCAACAACGAAGATCAAAATTTCGGGAAGTGTGGTCGATAGCGATGGTCCTATGATCGGCGTAACCGTAAGAGTGCAGAATACCGGTATAGGAACGGCTACCGATAATTTCGGAAAATTTACATTAAATAATGTCGCTTCCGATGCCAATATCGAATTTTCTTATCTGGGTTATGAAGCCCAGGTTCTTCCTGCTAAAGATGTAAACGGAAAAGAAATCGTTATGCAGTTGGAGGTTAATAAACTGAAAGACGTTGTAGTAACAGCTCAGGCGATAGGACAGAAGAACGCCATTTTTAAACAAATCAATTCAAATACGATAAAAAATGTCATCTCCGCTGAGAAACTTCAGCAAAATCCGGATGTGAACACCATCGAAGCAATAGGCCGTCTGCCGGGAATTTCGGTAACGCGTGTGGGAGGTGAAGGTGCCGGCTTTTTATTAAGAGGACTTGACGAAGCTTATTCTAAAGTACTTATTAACGGTGAACCTCTTCCGGTTAGCTTGGGAACCATATCTACTTATAGCCTACAAGGAGTTGAAGTATTTAAGAGTCTTACCGCCAATCAAGAAGGTAATGCGGTAGCCGGTTCGGTGGATCTCACTTTGCGAGAGACCCCTAAAGGGCTTCATTACAGTATTATAGCCCAAACAGGCTATAACAGACAGAACAATGATTTTGGGAATTATAATTTTGTAGGACAGGTAAGTAACCGTTTCTTTGACGATAAGCTTGGTTTTTTCCTCTCTCTCAATGCCGACCGTGTAAACCGGAGTACCAGTTTGATGAATGCCGGATATAATACGAACTATACGACGAATCTTAACGATCCGTTTTATATCAACGCTATCAATTTGAGTCTGAATAAAAGAATAAATTATAAACAGTCTGCTGTATTGACACTGGATTATATAGCCAGTCCCTCTACATTACTTAATTTCCAAACATTTGCTTCGACAAGTAACTCTAATGTTTCTACGCAATCCAAGAGTTTCAATCCGGAAGGAGGAGCAGCAACAGTTCCTATTTATGTAAATATGAACGAAACGCCCGTTTCCCGTAATTTTGGAATTACGAATAATCTGAACGGAAAAACTAAATTCGGTTTTTTGAATTCGATCCTGCAATATGGAGTCAGTTATTCATACAATCGTTCCAAAAATCCCGGAACAAGAAGCTGGGCCTATTCATCATCGACGCGTGCAGATGGATTAAAACGGGACGATCTTAAAGTTTTTTCTCCGGCTGAGGTTGCGAATAGTTTTGAATCCATATTGAACAATTTGTCCGGAACCAAACTGGAATCCATGAATGAAGACAGGACCGAAACAAGCAATTGGAGCATTACTCCCCGCATCGATTATGAAGTACCGTTTGAAACAGATAACGGTTGGTTGAAAGGAAATATAAAAATAGGGGCAAAATACCGTTACTCCCGTAATAAAGTAGATAGGACTTATTCGCATGCTTATGCCGGCAGCAATGCTCTTTTTAGTGATTTTGTAAAAGACAAATATGGCTATTCTTCGGGCTATGTAGAACTGCAGACCGATGGACAGGAAAAGAATTTCCTGGGAGGCGATTATATCTTTGGCGATAAATATTCTTTTGACAGGAGCAATCAGGTATTTGATGACTGGAAACAAAACGGAAAAGATAAATTCTTGTCAGGGGCTACCGGAGGATTGAGCGATGACCCCAGATATTCCGGGTTTGTCTATGATTTGGAAGGTTCGGCTATGGGCGACAGGAATGATAAGAATCATTATGCGGCCGTATATATCATGCCCGAGATTAATTTAGGAAAATGGCTGATGGTTATACCCGGTTTGAGATTTGAATATACGAGGTCCGATATGAAGGCATACAAGGGAAATGAAGTGACGCGTTTTTATTCGGTGTATGAGGATATGAAATCAGCTTTCGGATTACGTGATACGACGCATACCCGTACAGATCGTTTCTTATTGCCGATGATTCATGTGAGAGTGAAACCCACCAACTGGTTCTATATCCATTATTCGTATACCCATACCGTAAGACGTCCTTCGGACGGTGTAGCTCCGTTCGAGTTCTACAGTACCCAGGATCCCTCGAACTACAGATATAGTGCGGGAAATTCAGATCTGAAAACAGAACTTTGGCGCAGTCATGACCTGCAATTCACATTCCACGGCGGTAAATTGGGACTATTCTCAGTGACTGGTTTTCTAAAATCGGTTGATAACAAACTGTGGTCGAGAGCATATACGAGAATAAAAGGAGACCCTATTCCCGATCCTATTTTTAAAGATAACGATTTGGTCAAAATGACAGTATATGAAAATCATCCTTATAATATTACATTAAAAGGATTTGAAGTAGAATGGCAGTCTTCATTCGGATATTTACCGAAACCTTTATCATATCTTACTTTGAGTGCCAATTATACCTATACGTTCGGGAAATCTCCCAATCCGTATACGAGACTTTATAAATACAAACCCGAAGGTTCCCGGTATGAAGTAACCGGACGTCAGGATTCGGTAGTAATAGAACCTATGACGGGAATGCCTAAACACATGGTGAACGTTACGCTGGGAGTCGAAGTAAAGGCCTTTAAATGTTATCTCTCTTATCAGTTCACGTCGGACAAGATACAGACGACCCATCCTAACGATTTACGTCTTTATATTATGAATGAACCATATAGTCGTCTTGACTTCAATGCCTCTTACGGATTTGATTTGAAAAGCAAGGGTCTGATCGAGATATTGCTTAAGGTAGGAAATCTTACCAATAGTGAAGACCGTATCAGGTACAGAGGAGAATCCCGGCCAATAACGGTAGAACAGTATGGAGTGACGGCTGATCTTGGAATTAAGTACAGATTTTAA
- a CDS encoding T9SS type A sorting domain-containing protein, protein MKKITFLLLACMISCVSFVSAKEILDVEPGTGTLNAAIKQYKGDRIYRLQDGYNGYYALDEIITNEDFELTIIGGGTPDADDPHPEIPATLQTSGTGGVPFSYMFQVFSNITLQGIYFVNASTDGVFNTQFFMCIEGNNVRVNIDNCVLDPAGNPIHSPGGSPKIYLTNNLFNRLTAQNASVNGPVNFFFPNQEFGVDTLYVENNTFVGLSTSIFSDNCAPVKSNFTLINHNTFIHHMSQIDWMSNQEKFFFTNNLLYDCHVIPYEKAWVGGWDNYPTGSVSELLWSHPSAQVKENGVMIDWGFDKMTSYVGYNIEFKNQAFLDNLDNLKAWCAAEGKPNTFYFQPLVWTDDAPARGIELSEALAKNPQAKIYNSGDHPTWKAVSNKYDINPNFTDSRIKEHSDIMAKWVVPAMKKDYFSTTGEDFTQYNWYWDPDGNAGQNETWPLFDGSYTNETAKTFSIESLPAGDLNWFPEAKAQWLKNKEAIEDHMINQLRTDKIDITDGVESNKIQQKVNIYPNPVQGSFRIDGVVDGAVTVYDATGRLVKSVQQYEGSVSVDNLVQGLYFVKFESNGIHITQKFIKK, encoded by the coding sequence ATGAAAAAGATTACTTTTTTATTACTTGCATGTATGATATCATGCGTTTCTTTTGTGTCGGCAAAAGAGATTTTGGATGTAGAACCCGGTACTGGTACTTTGAATGCTGCTATCAAACAATACAAAGGTGACAGGATTTATCGGTTGCAGGACGGATATAACGGTTATTATGCCTTGGATGAAATTATAACAAACGAGGATTTTGAGCTTACTATTATCGGCGGCGGTACTCCCGATGCTGATGATCCTCATCCCGAAATTCCTGCTACTTTACAAACGAGCGGAACCGGAGGCGTACCATTCTCTTACATGTTCCAGGTCTTTTCTAATATTACCTTACAAGGTATATATTTTGTAAATGCTTCGACGGACGGTGTTTTCAATACACAATTCTTTATGTGCATTGAAGGAAATAACGTAAGAGTAAATATTGATAATTGTGTTTTGGATCCGGCCGGAAATCCTATCCATTCTCCCGGTGGAAGTCCTAAAATTTACCTTACCAATAACTTGTTCAACAGACTTACAGCCCAAAATGCGAGTGTGAACGGTCCGGTGAATTTCTTTTTCCCTAATCAGGAATTTGGAGTAGATACGCTTTATGTGGAAAATAACACATTTGTAGGTTTAAGCACATCTATTTTTTCAGATAATTGCGCTCCTGTAAAAAGTAATTTTACTTTGATAAACCACAATACGTTTATTCATCACATGTCCCAGATCGATTGGATGTCCAATCAGGAAAAATTCTTTTTTACCAATAACCTGCTGTATGACTGCCATGTAATTCCTTATGAAAAAGCATGGGTAGGCGGTTGGGATAACTATCCTACGGGAAGTGTTTCAGAGTTACTTTGGTCGCATCCCAGTGCTCAGGTAAAAGAAAACGGGGTGATGATCGATTGGGGATTCGATAAGATGACAAGTTATGTAGGTTACAATATCGAATTTAAAAATCAGGCCTTTTTAGATAATCTGGATAATCTTAAAGCCTGGTGCGCAGCAGAAGGAAAACCCAATACATTCTATTTCCAGCCTTTGGTATGGACCGATGATGCTCCGGCAAGGGGAATAGAATTGTCCGAAGCATTGGCTAAAAATCCTCAGGCGAAGATATATAATAGCGGAGATCATCCTACCTGGAAAGCCGTAAGCAACAAATACGATATAAATCCTAATTTTACCGATTCCCGTATCAAAGAACATTCCGATATTATGGCGAAATGGGTAGTACCGGCTATGAAGAAAGACTATTTTAGCACAACAGGAGAAGATTTTACTCAATATAACTGGTATTGGGATCCCGATGGAAATGCAGGTCAGAATGAAACATGGCCGTTATTCGACGGTTCTTATACCAATGAAACAGCAAAGACATTCTCTATAGAATCTCTACCGGCAGGTGACCTAAACTGGTTCCCCGAAGCAAAAGCTCAATGGCTGAAGAACAAAGAAGCTATTGAAGATCACATGATAAATCAACTGAGAACAGATAAGATAGATATTACAGATGGAGTAGAATCGAATAAAATACAACAAAAGGTTAATATTTATCCGAATCCGGTTCAAGGTTCGTTTAGAATTGACGGGGTTGTTGACGGAGCTGTAACTGTTTACGATGCTACAGGAAGATTGGTTAAATCGGTACAACAATACGAAGGTTCTGTTTCGGTTGATAATCTTGTACAAGGTTTGTATTTCGTAAAATTCGAATCGAACGGAATCCATATAACACAAAAATTCATCAAAAAGTAA
- a CDS encoding LamG-like jellyroll fold domain-containing protein codes for MKIIKLFSFLFALSLLSPQVLIANDIEWSFDSDAQGWHDMGDDRDVVAGWENGKLTMTYTKRSSGMGSQLWFPAVKVDDLDFSAADYPYLEIYYEANWPTVMPVKFLITLVKTDNTLVHSFADIDPSKHFVSIDISANVRTDWGGTPYAGQIKSVELELPHNSDPASNPATNWFNGRYTYIDKVVLTDTQNTDPEEGEQVRIWNFDKDFADTQNELVAEATGNPQISAVAAKSGDAGLLLDGESLLTMPESKLFTSAEMTAACWIKTTGEGQKDSTVPAEIFSYNNGDFTIAIKGGNLVYKNNRLWEHIATLKSNTWQHIAFVAGRNMITCYVNGKKVGEILAVPANARTGNFVIGRNGLMASVDELSVYNYILTEKEIAELGTIPLNTVSAWTFKEDLEGWHEIEDGSIRDVSLSYEPGAMVMTYVDKAHSTAQLWFPQVEVLTNFDAELYPYCDISYEAVNWPVNTMSKALFELKRADGTIAYAYFDLDPAQRSVSVDLAKSDPGWGAKYSGEIVSVRLEIPHNGSANPASDWYGASTRITKIEFNAKTPPVSESWNTILENSSFVKSGLDKLNRTDYQYQPIGLGGTALRVDPWGFAGTKAPQASAGITWHIHKPYYGYEYWWDKEGHRFNPFIIKGGYGNELNPGTITDFSQKLDIRTGLLNIDLGLNVDGTQFTTKRTVFVTPDGVLVIHIEDAGAPSPVKLNLMVDEVVRIYGNSGIYDTEHDPWTGSAVPRSEDGTYGTVVTATRPNTSVASLAVAVETSSSVVYDKDNTVVSATDANGAVTFYIAPASTFNPATPEVPHDHAWNKAYAARLKGYEAVKQETSDWWRDYLGKSQISIPDEKVAKLYAQSLFYHGIYFGNTSIPPGCNSTDIESFAGAICPEYDLVLSQMALLYTGHLNEAKNIADWTYSVLPKAKSNAVDGISHYDVTRRYPSGAIYTTLMGYDGTMCKQPTPGEGINLKQNYPGANASLIALSYLDYSNDNAFKDKAYDILKSTTYVSLADLIQDGNYYRCGAMPNVVQESAARMGYNECVKRGIADPEWSKYENKILIPTTTLFGDTLIAGGVGAVAVEGQGDATWLSPLWWYGVVDKSDSKILPSYINSAKSSTGDYIFNNGTMGVIASKLGLGNDALSWLRNFESSDVLYDETCFTESRGQLFLTPEIGAHGGYICNVSQMLMDPDNDESIDIFPAVPTDWEYKKVGFNNLMAKGGLALSAERDLHGMRIEIENNSDNTLTRELRVKIPASLKVSGSDDSQMKDGALLIPVTLGSKEKRTFEYTFTSGGTDWIEPQPQKESDGFRIYPNPNPTGTLYISDSENIDEICIYSLSGNVVARFKGGYNSYNIGMLDAGVYLLTLKTTAKEYVSRKLIVMN; via the coding sequence ATGAAAATCATAAAGCTCTTTTCTTTTTTGTTCGCTCTCTCATTGTTATCCCCACAGGTTTTAATTGCAAACGATATAGAATGGAGTTTTGACTCCGATGCACAAGGTTGGCACGATATGGGTGATGACCGTGACGTTGTGGCCGGCTGGGAAAATGGGAAGTTGACAATGACATATACAAAACGTTCTTCCGGAATGGGATCTCAGCTTTGGTTTCCGGCAGTTAAGGTAGATGACCTGGATTTCAGTGCTGCCGATTATCCCTATTTAGAAATATATTATGAAGCTAACTGGCCCACCGTTATGCCGGTTAAGTTTCTCATAACACTGGTAAAAACAGATAATACGCTCGTACATTCTTTTGCCGATATCGATCCTTCCAAACATTTCGTTTCAATAGATATATCGGCAAATGTCAGGACCGATTGGGGAGGTACTCCGTATGCGGGACAAATAAAATCGGTGGAACTGGAACTTCCTCATAATTCCGATCCGGCTTCAAATCCCGCAACGAACTGGTTTAACGGACGATATACTTACATAGATAAAGTCGTATTGACAGATACGCAGAATACTGATCCTGAAGAAGGAGAACAAGTACGGATATGGAACTTCGATAAAGATTTTGCAGATACACAAAATGAACTTGTTGCGGAAGCTACAGGGAATCCGCAAATATCGGCTGTTGCCGCTAAATCGGGAGATGCAGGACTTTTACTGGATGGTGAAAGTTTGCTTACCATGCCTGAATCTAAATTATTTACATCTGCAGAAATGACGGCAGCCTGCTGGATAAAAACGACCGGAGAAGGTCAAAAAGATTCGACTGTGCCTGCAGAGATATTTTCTTATAACAATGGTGATTTTACTATTGCCATAAAAGGAGGAAATCTGGTATATAAAAATAACCGCTTGTGGGAACATATCGCCACATTGAAAAGTAATACATGGCAACATATCGCTTTCGTAGCCGGTAGAAATATGATTACATGCTATGTTAATGGGAAAAAGGTCGGTGAAATTTTGGCAGTTCCGGCAAATGCTCGTACAGGTAATTTTGTTATAGGACGTAACGGGTTGATGGCCTCTGTGGATGAACTTTCTGTCTATAACTATATACTTACCGAAAAAGAGATAGCCGAGTTGGGAACTATTCCTTTGAATACGGTCTCGGCATGGACTTTCAAAGAAGATCTGGAAGGCTGGCACGAAATTGAAGATGGTTCGATAAGAGATGTTTCATTAAGCTACGAACCCGGGGCTATGGTGATGACTTATGTTGATAAAGCTCACTCTACAGCTCAGTTGTGGTTCCCTCAGGTAGAAGTGCTTACCAATTTCGATGCAGAATTATATCCTTATTGCGATATTTCTTACGAAGCTGTAAACTGGCCTGTGAATACGATGTCAAAAGCTTTGTTCGAGCTTAAAAGAGCAGACGGTACCATCGCGTATGCTTATTTCGATCTTGATCCGGCACAACGTTCCGTATCTGTCGATTTGGCAAAAAGCGATCCCGGGTGGGGTGCAAAATATTCGGGAGAGATTGTATCTGTTCGCCTTGAAATCCCTCACAACGGATCAGCTAATCCGGCAAGTGACTGGTATGGAGCATCGACGAGAATTACCAAAATTGAATTTAATGCTAAGACTCCTCCTGTTTCGGAAAGTTGGAATACGATACTGGAAAACAGTTCTTTCGTAAAATCGGGATTGGATAAGCTGAATCGTACCGATTACCAATATCAGCCTATCGGTCTGGGCGGTACGGCTTTACGGGTAGATCCCTGGGGATTTGCCGGAACAAAGGCTCCTCAGGCATCCGCCGGTATTACCTGGCACATTCATAAACCCTATTACGGCTATGAATACTGGTGGGATAAAGAAGGCCACCGCTTTAATCCTTTCATTATAAAAGGAGGATATGGAAATGAATTGAATCCTGGTACTATTACCGATTTCAGCCAAAAACTGGATATTCGTACAGGCTTATTGAATATCGATCTGGGCTTGAATGTCGACGGAACACAATTTACCACGAAAAGAACGGTTTTTGTAACCCCCGATGGCGTTTTAGTTATTCATATAGAGGATGCAGGAGCTCCGTCTCCTGTAAAATTGAATTTGATGGTAGACGAGGTAGTGAGAATCTATGGAAATAGCGGTATATACGATACGGAACATGATCCGTGGACAGGCAGTGCCGTACCCAGGAGTGAGGACGGTACATATGGAACCGTAGTTACGGCTACCCGCCCTAATACGTCTGTTGCTTCTCTGGCTGTAGCGGTCGAAACTTCTTCATCTGTTGTTTATGATAAAGATAATACCGTTGTAAGTGCTACAGATGCGAACGGTGCAGTTACCTTCTATATCGCACCTGCGTCTACGTTTAATCCGGCTACTCCTGAAGTACCTCACGATCATGCCTGGAACAAAGCTTATGCAGCCCGGCTGAAAGGCTACGAAGCCGTAAAACAGGAAACTTCCGACTGGTGGCGTGATTATTTAGGCAAATCACAAATATCTATACCTGATGAAAAAGTTGCTAAGTTATATGCGCAATCGTTGTTCTATCATGGAATCTATTTCGGGAATACGTCTATTCCTCCCGGATGTAACTCTACCGATATAGAAAGCTTTGCCGGAGCAATTTGTCCCGAGTATGACTTAGTATTAAGCCAGATGGCTCTTCTATATACCGGTCATTTGAACGAAGCTAAAAATATAGCTGACTGGACGTATAGCGTATTACCGAAGGCTAAATCCAATGCCGTGGATGGTATATCTCATTACGATGTTACGCGCCGGTACCCTTCAGGTGCTATTTACACTACGCTTATGGGATATGACGGAACTATGTGTAAACAACCTACCCCAGGAGAAGGTATTAATCTGAAACAAAATTATCCGGGGGCGAATGCTTCATTGATAGCGCTGTCCTACCTGGACTATAGTAACGATAATGCCTTTAAAGATAAAGCTTACGATATCCTTAAATCGACAACCTATGTTTCATTGGCCGACCTGATACAGGACGGCAATTACTACCGCTGCGGAGCCATGCCGAACGTTGTACAGGAATCGGCAGCACGTATGGGATATAACGAATGTGTGAAAAGAGGCATCGCCGATCCCGAATGGAGTAAATATGAAAATAAGATATTGATTCCTACGACGACACTCTTCGGAGATACTCTGATCGCTGGCGGAGTAGGGGCCGTAGCCGTGGAAGGACAAGGAGATGCGACGTGGTTGTCTCCGCTCTGGTGGTATGGCGTGGTAGATAAGAGCGACAGTAAGATTTTACCGAGTTATATTAATTCTGCAAAATCCTCTACGGGAGATTATATTTTCAATAACGGAACAATGGGAGTTATTGCTTCCAAGCTCGGATTAGGAAATGATGCTTTATCTTGGTTAAGGAATTTTGAGAGCAGCGATGTTCTCTATGATGAAACTTGTTTTACCGAATCGAGAGGCCAGTTATTCCTGACTCCGGAGATAGGAGCGCACGGAGGATATATATGTAATGTTTCGCAGATGCTTATGGATCCCGATAATGATGAGTCCATAGATATTTTCCCGGCCGTCCCTACCGATTGGGAATATAAGAAAGTAGGATTCAATAACCTGATGGCTAAAGGCGGATTGGCTCTTTCTGCTGAGCGTGATCTGCATGGAATGAGAATAGAGATAGAGAATAATTCGGATAATACATTAACGCGTGAATTACGTGTTAAAATCCCGGCGTCGCTTAAAGTTTCCGGTTCGGATGATTCCCAGATGAAAGACGGGGCTTTATTAATACCCGTAACGTTGGGTTCAAAAGAGAAGCGTACGTTCGAATATACATTTACTTCGGGAGGTACGGACTGGATAGAGCCTCAACCTCAAAAGGAGAGTGATGGATTCAGAATATATCCTAACCCTAACCCGACAGGTACGCTCTATATAAGCGATAGTGAGAATATAGATGAAATATGTATTTATTCTCTGTCGGGAAACGTTGTTGCAAGGTTCAAGGGAGGATATAATTCGTATAACATTGGAATGCTGGATGCTGGAGTGTATCTTCTCACTCTGAAAACTACGGCTAAAGAATATGTAAGTCGTAAATTAATCGTCATGAATTAA
- a CDS encoding GH32 C-terminal domain-containing protein: MKRSFLFLLMISLFFSCGKKNDILVTRQDDGSIVLSFTADKKYLILPLEEPGLELPVDVKVDGKQEHAYLIRFAGKNIDYRIPMDISAWKGKKVELVVKNGSNADIFCSDIRQSDTFEGNKEEKYRPVYHFTPPYGWMNDPNGLLYYDGNYHLFFQHNPFGSRGQNTSWGHAVSGDLVTWQSLPEAIYPDQFGLIFSGSSVVDWNNTSELQTGKEKTFLALYTQYNAAEKKLHQSLAYSNDKGLSWTKYSGNPILKHRSAPDFRDPKVFWYEPNQEWVMAVACNRVLEIYTSPNAIDWTYESCFGNDYGLPQGGWECLDLFELPLNGDVTNKKWVLICNCTLGGPSGGPVTQYFVGDFDGKKFTCDFKKEEVHLLDWGKDNYATVSWSDIPREDGRRIIIAWMSNWDYANDVPSVSFKGAMTVPKELKLVTRNNKPVLISYPVIEIDKLRRDPKYINTKIEKEYVIDDLYPYGKGAYELDFTIKNITAGIVGLKLINPKNEFTDIFISIPEKRLYVDRTKSGVVDFHATFPAKVHADIEVKDTYKLRILVDRASIECFEGNGETNMTNIVFPELPYNKIIFYAQDGSYDLDMRTYRMAAPEIR, from the coding sequence ATGAAAAGATCCTTCTTATTTCTTTTGATGATTTCCCTGTTTTTTTCCTGCGGAAAGAAAAATGATATATTGGTTACCAGACAGGATGACGGCAGTATTGTGCTTTCTTTTACGGCTGATAAAAAGTATCTCATTCTTCCTCTTGAAGAACCGGGTCTGGAATTACCCGTAGATGTAAAAGTGGACGGAAAACAGGAACATGCTTATCTGATAAGATTTGCCGGAAAAAATATCGATTACCGTATCCCAATGGATATATCGGCCTGGAAAGGAAAGAAGGTTGAATTAGTGGTGAAGAACGGGAGCAATGCGGATATTTTCTGTTCAGACATAAGGCAATCGGATACGTTCGAAGGAAATAAAGAAGAAAAGTATCGTCCGGTATATCATTTCACACCTCCGTACGGATGGATGAACGATCCTAACGGCCTGTTATATTACGACGGTAATTATCATTTATTCTTTCAGCATAACCCGTTCGGTTCCCGTGGGCAGAATACCAGCTGGGGACATGCAGTAAGTGGTGATCTGGTTACATGGCAGAGCTTACCCGAAGCGATCTATCCCGACCAGTTCGGATTGATTTTTTCAGGAAGCAGTGTGGTGGATTGGAATAATACATCCGAATTGCAGACAGGAAAAGAAAAAACATTTTTAGCACTATATACGCAGTACAATGCTGCAGAAAAGAAATTACATCAAAGCCTGGCTTATAGTAATGACAAAGGATTAAGCTGGACAAAATATTCCGGAAATCCGATTTTGAAACACAGGTCTGCCCCCGATTTTCGCGACCCGAAAGTTTTTTGGTATGAGCCCAATCAGGAATGGGTAATGGCAGTTGCCTGTAACCGGGTTCTGGAAATATATACTTCCCCAAACGCTATCGACTGGACATATGAAAGTTGCTTTGGTAATGATTACGGCTTACCTCAGGGCGGATGGGAATGTCTGGATCTGTTCGAGCTTCCTTTAAACGGAGATGTTACGAATAAGAAATGGGTATTGATTTGTAACTGTACCCTCGGTGGCCCGTCAGGAGGACCGGTTACCCAATATTTTGTAGGTGATTTTGACGGGAAAAAATTTACCTGTGATTTTAAAAAAGAAGAAGTGCATTTGCTGGACTGGGGTAAAGATAATTATGCGACCGTGTCGTGGTCGGATATACCTCGGGAAGATGGTCGCAGGATTATTATTGCCTGGATGAGCAATTGGGATTATGCCAATGATGTTCCGTCCGTCAGTTTTAAAGGGGCTATGACCGTACCCAAGGAACTGAAACTGGTTACTAGGAATAATAAACCTGTTTTAATTAGTTATCCTGTCATAGAAATAGACAAATTGAGAAGAGACCCCAAATATATAAATACGAAGATAGAAAAAGAATACGTAATAGACGATTTATATCCCTATGGTAAAGGGGCTTATGAACTCGATTTTACGATAAAAAATATAACTGCCGGTATTGTAGGGTTGAAACTGATTAACCCGAAAAATGAGTTTACAGATATTTTTATCAGTATTCCGGAAAAAAGATTATATGTGGACCGGACAAAAAGCGGCGTAGTTGATTTTCATGCTACATTTCCTGCAAAAGTTCATGCCGATATTGAGGTTAAAGATACCTATAAGCTGCGTATATTGGTGGATAGAGCTTCTATTGAATGTTTTGAAGGAAATGGAGAAACCAATATGACCAATATCGTATTTCCCGAATTGCCTTATAATAAAATTATATTTTATGCGCAAGACGGAAGTTATGATCTCGATATGAGAACATACCGGATGGCTGCACCAGAGATTAGATAA
- the rhaM gene encoding L-rhamnose mutarotase, with product MKKTSFKMYLKPGFEEEYKRRHDAIWPELKKYLKENGVSDYSIFWDEETNILFAVQMNESDTGSQDLGVEPIVRKWWDYMADIMEVNPDNSPVSIPLKELFYME from the coding sequence ATGAAAAAGACAAGTTTTAAAATGTACCTCAAACCGGGTTTTGAGGAAGAGTATAAAAGACGGCATGATGCCATTTGGCCCGAGTTGAAGAAATATTTGAAAGAAAACGGTGTTTCCGATTATTCGATTTTTTGGGATGAAGAGACGAATATTCTCTTCGCTGTACAGATGAATGAAAGCGACACCGGTTCTCAGGATTTGGGAGTGGAACCGATCGTCCGGAAATGGTGGGATTATATGGCCGACATAATGGAAGTCAATCCGGATAATTCACCGGTTTCCATTCCGCTGAAAGAACTTTTTTATATGGAATAA